In Horticoccus luteus, the following proteins share a genomic window:
- a CDS encoding helix-turn-helix domain-containing protein has product MPETSPTLGQAWLEAPLRTSIGELQLAGVARDARGLDPKTMRVLGSYALVYLLEVDGYYRDANGYACDLSGGDLVLIMPELAHAYGPKEGQSWQQIYFVFNGPQFDLWRAQGLLAAAPPVWRLEPVDYWGRRMAEIVAPEEGHTPAAALRAVGRFSALLSDALAARVEATEGPATATWLEASQRLLGSPGARRWATPQEVAAAVGLSYDNFRKQFTARVGQSPGQFQKRRKIDRAGAAIYHGSHGFKALAEELEFCDVFHFSKAFKQVMGMSPSEFRRRAHGG; this is encoded by the coding sequence ATGCCGGAAACATCTCCCACGCTGGGCCAAGCATGGCTGGAAGCGCCGCTTCGGACGAGCATAGGCGAGCTGCAGTTGGCGGGTGTGGCGCGGGACGCGCGCGGGCTGGATCCCAAGACGATGCGAGTTTTGGGAAGCTACGCGCTCGTTTACCTGCTGGAGGTGGACGGCTACTACCGCGATGCAAACGGTTATGCGTGCGATCTGAGCGGCGGAGATTTGGTGCTGATCATGCCGGAGCTGGCGCACGCTTACGGGCCGAAGGAGGGACAGTCATGGCAGCAAATCTATTTCGTGTTCAACGGGCCGCAGTTCGATTTGTGGCGGGCGCAGGGGTTGCTCGCGGCGGCGCCGCCGGTGTGGCGGTTGGAGCCGGTGGATTACTGGGGGCGGCGAATGGCGGAAATCGTGGCGCCGGAGGAAGGCCATACGCCGGCGGCGGCGTTGCGGGCGGTGGGCCGATTTTCGGCGTTGCTGAGCGATGCGCTGGCGGCGCGGGTCGAGGCGACGGAGGGACCGGCGACCGCAACTTGGCTGGAGGCGAGCCAGCGTTTGCTGGGGAGTCCGGGGGCGCGCCGTTGGGCGACGCCGCAGGAAGTCGCGGCGGCCGTGGGTTTGAGTTACGACAACTTCCGCAAGCAGTTCACCGCGCGCGTGGGACAGTCACCGGGGCAGTTTCAAAAGCGTCGGAAAATCGACCGGGCGGGCGCGGCGATTTACCACGGCAGCCACGGGTTCAAGGCGCTCGCGGAAGAGCTGGAGTTTTGCGATGTGTTTCACTTTTCGAAAGCGTTCAAGCAGGTGATGGGCATGAGTCCGTCGGAGTTTCGCCGCCGGGCGCACGGCGGGTGA
- a CDS encoding phytanoyl-CoA dioxygenase family protein, with amino-acid sequence MSTATLPQIYSYGHALDMSDDKFGLLRDSSDAATDFLELRRRFAEDGYLYMKGYLDRAEVLEARASLTARLAEAGVLDENYPAIEGVAKKDAGYVFKPEITNGNEAVQRLLYSGRLLDFYRQFYGEDVRHYDYTWLRAISPGKGTNPHCDLPYMGRGTHKHMTCWVPYGDVSFDLGGLMVLEGSQKRMDLLENYVYRDVDAYCENKPKEVAKAKTGAWSFTGTLSHNPPAVRNKFGGRWLSTEYQAGDFITFGMFLVHASLDNRTENRLRISSDSRFQRASEPVDERWVGANPPAHGVSGKRGLIC; translated from the coding sequence ATGAGCACTGCCACCCTCCCCCAAATCTATTCCTACGGCCACGCGCTCGACATGAGCGACGACAAGTTCGGCCTCCTGCGCGACTCCTCCGATGCCGCCACCGACTTCTTGGAACTCCGCCGGCGGTTTGCCGAAGACGGCTACCTTTACATGAAGGGCTATCTCGACCGCGCCGAAGTGCTCGAAGCCCGCGCCAGCTTGACGGCGCGCCTCGCGGAAGCCGGCGTCCTCGATGAAAATTATCCCGCCATCGAAGGCGTCGCGAAGAAAGACGCCGGTTACGTTTTCAAACCCGAAATCACCAACGGCAACGAGGCCGTGCAACGCCTCCTCTATTCCGGTCGCCTGCTCGATTTTTATCGCCAGTTCTACGGCGAAGACGTCCGCCACTACGATTACACGTGGCTGCGCGCCATCTCGCCCGGCAAGGGGACCAATCCCCATTGCGATCTCCCTTACATGGGCCGCGGCACGCACAAGCACATGACGTGCTGGGTGCCCTACGGCGATGTCTCGTTCGACCTCGGTGGCCTCATGGTGCTCGAAGGTTCCCAGAAGCGCATGGACCTGTTGGAGAACTACGTTTACCGCGACGTCGACGCCTACTGCGAAAACAAGCCCAAGGAAGTGGCCAAAGCGAAGACCGGCGCGTGGTCGTTCACAGGCACGCTGTCCCACAACCCGCCCGCCGTGCGCAACAAGTTCGGCGGCCGCTGGCTTTCGACTGAATATCAGGCCGGCGACTTCATCACCTTCGGCATGTTCCTCGTGCACGCCTCCCTCGACAACCGCACGGAAAACCGTCTGCGCATCTCGAGCGACAGTCGTTTCCAACGCGCCTCGGAGCCCGTCGATGAACGCTGGGTCGGCGCCAACCCGCCCGCCCACGGCGTATCCGGTAAACGCGGTCTGATCTGCTGA
- a CDS encoding ferritin-like domain-containing protein, producing the protein MSATASSPATSASTPSSSRMAAVNEMTRLLRLLFEVEREFLRTVTTLIYRVGEPELKYLICQHAWESAGHARFLRERGRELTGFGTSENVRDSIRRVFVEAVGSASSDALVLTAGFYGVLKPALLAAYRHYLKVTDHLADWPSKKLVEEFIGDEERHLAEIAPFITGIEARAWTLHLTQALDDLGGWLGQETRLPLPAGFVWQQEKTPYAHPLTCNRGKYPVCSSIFGFDPTEDPIVRPWLTDPKTDARVIRLMVYVWLMMEMDAIDYLATVFIETLSAPFDLHHDLARHLWDESRHSQFGFRQLPKLGVDLMTVEQSLELYNILIHMPPHERYAMMTMEFEAGSFPTKAAVMDRVRELNDFEADTLLAFDRNDEQNHVRYGHRWLPEMMALFGETRPVAEFVKATQEKFRELTKAHGNKTPHSLPKEKRLTGEKILRLAGVSA; encoded by the coding sequence ATGTCTGCCACCGCTTCCTCGCCCGCCACCTCGGCCTCGACGCCCTCCTCCAGCCGCATGGCGGCGGTCAACGAAATGACGCGGCTTCTGCGGCTGCTCTTCGAGGTGGAGCGGGAATTTCTGCGCACCGTCACCACGCTCATTTATCGCGTCGGCGAGCCGGAGCTGAAATATCTCATTTGTCAGCACGCATGGGAAAGCGCCGGACATGCCCGCTTCCTCCGTGAACGCGGACGCGAACTCACTGGCTTTGGCACGTCCGAAAACGTGCGCGATTCCATCCGCCGCGTCTTCGTCGAAGCCGTCGGCTCCGCGTCCTCGGATGCCCTCGTCTTGACGGCGGGCTTTTATGGCGTCCTCAAGCCCGCGTTGCTCGCCGCGTATCGCCACTATCTCAAAGTCACCGATCACCTCGCTGACTGGCCCTCGAAAAAACTCGTCGAAGAATTCATCGGCGACGAAGAACGCCACCTCGCCGAAATCGCGCCGTTTATCACCGGCATCGAGGCGCGCGCGTGGACCCTCCATCTCACCCAGGCGCTCGACGATCTGGGCGGTTGGCTGGGCCAGGAAACGCGTCTGCCGCTCCCCGCCGGTTTCGTCTGGCAGCAGGAGAAGACGCCCTACGCGCATCCCCTCACCTGCAACCGCGGCAAGTATCCCGTGTGCTCCAGCATCTTCGGCTTTGATCCGACCGAGGATCCGATCGTCCGCCCCTGGCTTACCGATCCGAAGACCGATGCCCGCGTCATCCGCCTGATGGTTTACGTTTGGCTGATGATGGAAATGGATGCCATCGACTACCTCGCCACCGTCTTCATCGAAACGCTATCCGCGCCCTTCGATCTGCACCACGACCTCGCGCGCCACCTCTGGGATGAATCGCGCCATAGCCAGTTCGGTTTCCGGCAACTGCCCAAACTCGGCGTCGACCTGATGACCGTGGAGCAGTCGCTGGAACTCTATAATATTCTCATCCACATGCCGCCGCATGAGCGCTACGCAATGATGACGATGGAGTTCGAAGCCGGCAGTTTTCCGACGAAGGCCGCCGTGATGGACCGCGTGCGCGAGCTCAACGATTTCGAAGCCGACACGCTCCTCGCCTTCGATCGCAACGACGAACAGAACCACGTCCGCTACGGCCACCGGTGGCTGCCGGAGATGATGGCCCTGTTTGGCGAAACGCGTCCCGTCGCGGAATTTGTCAAAGCCACGCAGGAGAAATTCCGCGAGCTCACGAAAGCGCACGGCAACAAAACACCGCACTCGCTCCCGAAAGAAAAGCGGCTCACCGGCGAAAAGATCCTCCGCCTCGCCGGCGTCAGCGCGTGA
- a CDS encoding PEP-CTERM sorting domain-containing protein — protein sequence MIALVPCSRKAAASLVALIAFTLAATTRAQGVYLTFTGGHGSEVKISWSSPIVYTLTGSTGIGAVNPTFVFQSVTTSSAIFSTQGAVGGVAPTYTSTGAGSSDGTQTINTFFASNFNFNTVHPDDVVFYATTDTANTLLTAGDVFTLSAGSLRYDGSPTTSAGYMGALPADGYYNTFIADGNNTYYQNLGSGASAIPEPSTYAMMAGAAILGFAVWRRRARA from the coding sequence ATGATCGCTCTCGTCCCGTGCAGTCGCAAGGCCGCCGCCTCGCTCGTCGCTCTGATCGCGTTCACACTCGCCGCTACAACGCGGGCGCAGGGAGTATATCTGACATTTACGGGCGGCCACGGATCGGAGGTGAAGATTTCCTGGTCTTCGCCTATTGTTTACACGCTCACTGGGAGCACGGGCATCGGCGCCGTAAATCCCACTTTTGTGTTTCAATCGGTCACCACGAGCTCGGCTATTTTCAGCACGCAAGGAGCGGTGGGAGGCGTAGCACCGACCTACACGAGCACGGGGGCCGGAAGCAGCGACGGCACTCAAACGATCAATACTTTTTTCGCGTCGAACTTTAATTTTAACACGGTGCACCCCGACGATGTGGTGTTCTACGCCACCACGGATACGGCTAATACGCTTTTGACCGCGGGCGACGTCTTCACATTGAGCGCGGGATCTCTGCGGTATGATGGGTCGCCGACCACGTCCGCCGGCTATATGGGTGCACTGCCGGCCGATGGTTACTATAACACCTTCATCGCGGACGGTAACAATACCTATTACCAAAACCTCGGCAGCGGCGCCTCGGCGATCCCTGAGCCCTCGACCTATGCGATGATGGCGGGGGCCGCGATACTCGGTTTCGCCGTGTGGCGGCGCCGCGCTCGCGCGTAG
- a CDS encoding PEP-CTERM sorting domain-containing protein codes for MNTVSVRSWLLASVLPLFALLPAALRAQTIFVADPNGANGVSSYNIDGTLINSSLVNLSGSAPTYFEGLALSGSTLYVAKSGASEKSIGAYTLDGAGGVTASTTAVLGGGMTGLNNPWGVAVTASNMFITDFNSGNVFKYDLSGNQLANVSAGTTNPYGLAVSGDTLFVSQATTGTGMNKILAYSISSFSNTPTLTITANLNLPHGLAVSGNTLYVANGGDGTIWTFNATDGTAAGSPLVSGLTGPQGIMVYGTDLFVSGNDGTVKGFDALTGAPLAGFTTITGLSSPYGIAVGPMSAVPEPATYAAVAGLAALGLACWRRRRMSSGGAS; via the coding sequence ATGAACACAGTTTCCGTCCGTTCCTGGTTGTTAGCATCCGTCCTGCCGCTATTCGCGCTCCTCCCGGCGGCATTGCGCGCCCAAACGATCTTTGTGGCCGACCCGAATGGCGCGAATGGCGTCAGCAGCTACAATATTGATGGCACACTCATCAACTCATCCCTCGTGAATCTGTCGGGATCCGCGCCCACTTACTTCGAGGGGCTCGCCCTCTCGGGATCGACCCTTTATGTCGCCAAGTCCGGCGCGAGCGAAAAATCGATCGGCGCCTACACACTTGATGGTGCCGGCGGGGTGACCGCCAGCACTACGGCCGTTTTAGGAGGCGGGATGACTGGACTCAACAATCCGTGGGGCGTCGCGGTGACGGCCAGCAATATGTTTATCACGGACTTCAACAGCGGCAATGTTTTCAAATATGACCTGAGCGGGAATCAGCTCGCGAACGTGTCGGCGGGGACGACCAATCCGTATGGTCTGGCCGTGTCGGGCGATACGCTCTTCGTATCGCAGGCGACCACAGGCACCGGTATGAATAAAATTTTAGCCTATAGCATCAGCTCCTTCAGCAACACTCCGACATTGACGATCACCGCGAATTTAAATCTTCCCCATGGCTTGGCCGTGTCGGGGAACACTCTCTACGTGGCGAACGGGGGTGACGGGACGATCTGGACATTCAATGCTACCGATGGAACGGCCGCAGGAAGCCCGTTGGTCTCGGGACTGACTGGACCCCAGGGTATCATGGTATATGGAACTGATTTGTTCGTCTCAGGCAACGATGGCACGGTGAAGGGCTTCGATGCTTTGACCGGCGCTCCACTCGCGGGCTTCACCACCATCACCGGCCTCAGTTCGCCTTATGGCATCGCGGTGGGTCCAATGAGCGCCGTGCCGGAGCCCGCGACCTATGCGGCTGTGGCGGGATTGGCGGCGCTCGGGCTGGCTTGCTGGCGGCGTCGCCGTATGTCCTCCGGTGGTGCGTCGTGA
- a CDS encoding LytR/AlgR family response regulator transcription factor produces the protein MPRALLIEDEAAARADLRTRLAAHPEVVVVAEAGTLRTAGELLARPDYDLVFLDIQLVGGNSFALVPLVRAGARIVFTTAHDAYALRAFEINALDYLLKPIAPARLAETLRRLEALTPAADDAATEEMPRRALTIDDTVYLRAGLRARFAPVAQISLIGARANYSEVQLVDGAKVFLRKSLKAWEDILPGSHFMRVHRTQIVNLAQVTRYERDGDEHTLLHVAGAREPVPASRDRWSELRERLGALRLQP, from the coding sequence ATGCCCCGAGCGCTCCTCATCGAAGACGAAGCCGCCGCGCGCGCGGATCTGCGGACGCGGCTGGCGGCCCATCCGGAGGTGGTCGTGGTGGCCGAGGCAGGGACGTTGCGGACCGCAGGGGAATTGCTGGCGCGCCCGGACTACGACCTCGTGTTTCTCGACATCCAATTGGTGGGCGGAAACTCCTTCGCGTTGGTGCCGCTCGTGCGGGCGGGCGCGAGGATTGTATTCACCACCGCCCATGACGCCTATGCGTTGCGTGCGTTTGAGATCAATGCGCTCGACTACCTCTTGAAGCCGATCGCGCCCGCGCGGCTGGCGGAAACATTGCGGCGGCTTGAAGCGCTGACGCCCGCGGCCGACGATGCGGCGACCGAAGAGATGCCCCGCCGTGCGCTCACGATCGACGACACCGTGTATCTGCGGGCGGGCCTGCGCGCGCGCTTTGCGCCGGTGGCGCAGATCAGCCTGATCGGCGCGCGCGCCAATTATTCCGAAGTGCAACTCGTGGATGGGGCGAAAGTCTTTTTGCGGAAGAGCCTGAAGGCGTGGGAGGACATCCTGCCCGGTTCGCATTTCATGCGCGTGCACCGCACCCAGATCGTCAACCTCGCGCAGGTGACGCGTTATGAGCGGGACGGTGACGAGCATACGTTGCTCCATGTCGCCGGGGCGCGGGAGCCGGTTCCGGCCAGCCGCGATCGCTGGAGCGAGTTGCGCGAACGTTTGGGCGCACTGCGGCTGCAGCCCTAG
- a CDS encoding histidine kinase produces MVLVCGFALPVGTGRAAENELGHPLIREFSPGRDKIGYTNQAVTQDRDGFMYLASGRVLRSYDGAEWRPIVMPEESAAPRRFARAADGRVFVGGAGVIGWLRGTGAGAEFVSLADRLPATELGYDEIHDVLAVGRAVYFADAEKILRWQDATFTVIPCRAAPYARTTHLHGVAGVAYVTSPGRPLCRIAGDRLELVADDPVLRENVILLMEAGPAGSLRFLTEHNGFFELVDGHIRVWPLEANRWLAGKNILRAARAETGELAVVFDSASGSGGMRFDAAGRYVGPIDETLGLWLKTLLDVFFDREGGLWLGTTEGAFRLEWPSAVTVFDAVNGLAAGAVTGVERRDGVLYVRCGDDGFRLRPMNSQGEAARFEAADNLPIDDRPNGGGEHGIADPVACAAQDPSVRGARWVARESGIELMAPDGRALHQLPALVRKSAGKVECLLEEGAPGNRILWIGGAQGLLRVELARAFPPPVPFRVVLTTAGVHAGDELAPTHAPLRFDYVAMRCQMADAVRYQSRLEGFERSWSDWSSERTRSFTRLPAGAYRFEVRARDGDGVLSTPAAITFSVLPPWWWSGWAVAAYVMAAVGMVVGVVQWRTRTLRRHAARLEALVTARTAELGERTRELAEKNRELTRLNRLESEEKIAARLAEEKARLEVLRYQLNPHFLFNTLASISGSLPPEAATARAMVEQLAHFCRLTLQRDNDQEWTTLGAEIKLLSAYLAIEQSRWGDMLAVEIVGVEALAEARLPHFLLLPLVENALKYGCATSAERVGVRIVAARADDGGLRLEVSNTGVWVAPAGGHARPSLGIGLDNLRERLRRYYPHAHALEVLPGEGWVTVRLHLGAVPVI; encoded by the coding sequence TTGGTTCTTGTCTGCGGGTTCGCGCTGCCGGTTGGCACGGGTCGGGCGGCGGAAAACGAACTCGGGCACCCGCTGATCCGGGAGTTTTCCCCGGGGCGGGACAAGATCGGCTACACCAACCAGGCCGTGACGCAGGATCGCGACGGATTCATGTATCTCGCGAGCGGTCGTGTGCTGCGTTCTTACGACGGGGCGGAATGGCGACCGATCGTGATGCCGGAGGAATCGGCTGCGCCGCGGCGATTCGCGCGCGCCGCCGACGGCCGGGTGTTTGTCGGTGGCGCGGGCGTGATCGGCTGGTTGCGTGGCACCGGCGCGGGGGCGGAATTTGTTTCGTTGGCTGATCGCCTGCCGGCGACCGAACTTGGCTACGACGAGATTCACGACGTGCTGGCCGTGGGTCGGGCGGTTTATTTCGCGGACGCCGAAAAGATCCTGCGCTGGCAGGATGCGACGTTCACCGTGATCCCGTGCCGCGCGGCTCCGTATGCGCGGACGACGCATTTGCACGGCGTCGCCGGCGTGGCCTACGTCACCTCGCCGGGCCGGCCCTTATGCCGGATCGCGGGCGACCGGCTCGAGTTGGTGGCGGACGATCCAGTGTTGCGCGAAAACGTGATCCTGCTGATGGAAGCCGGGCCGGCGGGATCGCTGCGCTTCCTGACGGAGCACAATGGGTTTTTCGAACTGGTGGACGGTCATATCCGCGTCTGGCCGTTGGAGGCGAATCGGTGGCTGGCCGGGAAGAACATTCTGCGGGCGGCGCGGGCGGAGACCGGCGAGCTGGCGGTGGTTTTTGATTCCGCGAGCGGCTCCGGCGGGATGCGGTTCGATGCGGCCGGCCGGTATGTCGGTCCGATCGACGAGACGCTCGGGCTCTGGCTGAAAACACTGCTCGATGTGTTTTTCGATCGCGAGGGTGGGCTCTGGCTGGGCACGACGGAAGGCGCCTTCCGGCTTGAATGGCCGTCGGCCGTGACGGTGTTCGATGCGGTCAACGGTCTGGCGGCCGGCGCGGTGACGGGGGTGGAGCGGCGCGACGGCGTGCTGTATGTGAGATGCGGCGACGATGGGTTTCGCTTGCGGCCGATGAATTCCCAGGGCGAGGCGGCCCGGTTCGAGGCGGCGGACAACTTGCCGATCGACGATCGTCCAAACGGCGGCGGGGAGCATGGCATCGCGGATCCCGTGGCGTGCGCGGCGCAGGATCCGAGCGTGCGTGGCGCGCGCTGGGTGGCGAGGGAGAGCGGCATAGAGCTGATGGCGCCGGACGGGCGGGCGTTGCACCAGCTGCCGGCTCTCGTCCGGAAAAGTGCCGGCAAGGTGGAATGTCTGCTGGAGGAAGGCGCGCCAGGAAACCGGATTTTGTGGATCGGCGGGGCACAGGGGCTTTTGCGGGTGGAGCTGGCGCGGGCGTTTCCCCCGCCGGTGCCCTTCCGCGTGGTGCTAACGACGGCGGGTGTGCACGCCGGCGACGAGTTGGCACCGACGCATGCGCCGCTGCGGTTCGATTATGTCGCGATGCGATGCCAAATGGCTGACGCGGTCCGGTATCAGAGCCGCTTGGAGGGTTTCGAGCGGAGTTGGTCGGATTGGTCCAGCGAACGCACGCGAAGCTTCACACGGCTGCCGGCGGGCGCGTATCGTTTCGAGGTGCGCGCCCGTGATGGCGATGGTGTGCTGAGCACGCCGGCGGCGATCACGTTTTCCGTGTTGCCGCCGTGGTGGTGGAGCGGGTGGGCGGTCGCGGCCTACGTGATGGCGGCGGTTGGTATGGTGGTGGGCGTGGTGCAGTGGCGCACACGAACGCTGCGTCGACATGCGGCGCGACTCGAAGCGCTCGTGACGGCCCGCACGGCGGAGCTGGGTGAGCGGACGAGGGAGCTGGCGGAAAAGAACCGGGAGCTTACGCGGCTCAACCGGCTCGAATCGGAGGAAAAGATCGCGGCGCGGCTGGCCGAGGAAAAGGCGCGGCTCGAAGTGCTGCGTTACCAGCTCAACCCACATTTTCTGTTCAACACCCTCGCCTCCATCAGCGGCTCGCTTCCCCCGGAAGCGGCGACGGCGCGGGCGATGGTGGAGCAACTGGCGCATTTCTGCCGGTTGACGCTGCAGCGCGACAACGACCAGGAGTGGACGACGCTGGGGGCGGAGATAAAGTTGCTGAGCGCCTACCTCGCGATCGAGCAATCGCGGTGGGGCGATATGCTGGCGGTGGAGATCGTCGGAGTCGAAGCGCTCGCAGAGGCGCGACTGCCACATTTTCTGCTGCTGCCGCTGGTGGAGAACGCGTTGAAATACGGGTGTGCGACGAGCGCGGAGCGGGTCGGGGTGCGCATCGTCGCAGCGCGGGCGGACGATGGCGGATTGCGACTGGAGGTGAGCAACACGGGTGTGTGGGTGGCCCCCGCGGGAGGGCACGCGCGGCCGTCGCTGGGCATCGGCCTGGACAATCTGCGGGAGCGGCTCCGGCGCTATTATCCGCACGCGCACGCGCTGGAGGTGTTGCCGGGCGAGGGTTGGGTCACGGTGAGATTGCACCTTGGGGCGGTGCCGGTCATTTAA
- a CDS encoding formylglycine-generating enzyme family protein, with product MRRSLLILGLVCALPSAWGGPPALGENFTLADPVLPMVWIAPGTFLLSDPVGANDDTQVTLTRGYWIGRTEVTQAQWQTVILHHPWLKNISLPSYFSGASRPVEQVSWDMAMEFCATLNALERAAGRLPQGYTYTLPTEAQWEYAARAGTTGKYPGELDAIAWYDRNSGGVTHPVAQKQPNAWGLYDVIGNVYEWCWDWYAPYPGGRVRDPIGPAIGGHRIMRGGNCDAAAGWCWVAQRPRWPNYLKTRSLGFRLALAPARPAASPP from the coding sequence ATGCGGCGCTCGCTGCTCATTCTTGGACTCGTCTGCGCCCTGCCGTCGGCCTGGGGCGGCCCTCCCGCGCTGGGCGAGAATTTTACCCTCGCGGACCCCGTCCTCCCGATGGTGTGGATCGCCCCCGGCACGTTTTTGTTAAGCGATCCGGTCGGCGCCAATGACGACACGCAAGTCACGCTCACCCGCGGTTACTGGATCGGGCGCACCGAGGTCACCCAGGCGCAGTGGCAGACCGTGATCCTGCACCACCCGTGGCTCAAAAACATCTCGCTCCCCAGTTACTTCAGCGGAGCGTCGCGGCCCGTCGAACAGGTCTCGTGGGATATGGCCATGGAATTTTGCGCCACCCTCAACGCCCTCGAACGCGCCGCCGGTCGGTTGCCGCAAGGTTACACCTACACGTTGCCGACCGAAGCGCAGTGGGAATACGCCGCTCGCGCCGGCACAACTGGCAAATATCCCGGTGAACTCGATGCGATCGCCTGGTATGACCGCAACAGCGGCGGAGTGACGCATCCCGTCGCGCAAAAGCAGCCCAACGCGTGGGGCCTCTACGATGTGATCGGCAACGTCTACGAATGGTGCTGGGATTGGTATGCCCCCTACCCGGGCGGCCGGGTGCGCGATCCCATCGGGCCGGCCATCGGCGGACACCGCATTATGCGCGGAGGCAACTGCGACGCCGCCGCCGGCTGGTGCTGGGTCGCCCAACGTCCGCGCTGGCCCAACTATCTCAAGACTCGCAGCCTCGGCTTTCGTCTCGCCCTCGCGCCGGCACGTCCCGCGGCTTCGCCGCCTTGA